One Trichosurus vulpecula isolate mTriVul1 chromosome 7, mTriVul1.pri, whole genome shotgun sequence genomic region harbors:
- the ARRB2 gene encoding beta-arrestin-2 encodes MGEKAGTRVFKKSSPNCKLTVYLGKRDFVDHLDRVDPVDGVVLVDPEYLKDRKVYVTLTCAFRYGREDLDVLGLSFRKDLFAATYQAFPPVPDPPQPTTRLQERLLRKLGQHAHPFSFTIPQNLPCSVTLQPGPEDTGKACGVDFEIRAFCAKTLEEKIHKRNSVRLVIRKVQFAPETPGPQPTAETARNFLMSDRSLHLEASLDKELYYHGEPLSVNVHVTNNSTKTVKKIKVSVRQYADICLFSTAQYKCPVALIEQDDQVAPSSTFCKVYNITPLLSENREKRGLALDGKLKHEDTNLASSTIVKEGANKEVLGILVSYRVKVKLVVSRGGDVSVELPFVLMHPKPHDHPTHSKPQSAAPEINDPVDTNLIEFETNYGTDDDIVFEDFARLRLKGMKDED; translated from the exons ATGGGGGAGAAAGCAGGGACCAG GGTCTTCAAGAAGTCAAGTCCTAACTGCAAG CTGACAGTGTACCTGGGCAAGAGGGACTTTGTGGATCACCTGGATCGAGTAGATCCTGTGG ATGGAGTGGTGCTAGTGGACCCAGAGTACCTGAAGGACCGAAAAG TATATGTGACATTGACTTGTGCCTTCCGATATGGTCGTGAGGATCTGGACGTTTTGGGCCTGTCATTCCGAAAGGACCTGTTTGCCGCCACATACCAAGCTTTTCCCCCTGTCCCTGACCCACCCCAACCCACCACTCGCCTTCAGGAACGACTGCTGAGGAAGCTGGGCCAGCATGCTCACCCCTTCTCCTTCaca ATTCCACAGAACCTGCCCTGTTCTGTCACACTGCAACCTGGACCTGAGGACACAGGGAAG GCCTGCGGTGTAGACTTTGAGATTCGAGCCTTCTGTGCCAAAACACTGGAAGAGAAAATCCACAAGAG GAATTCTGTGCGGCTGGTGATCAGGAAGGTACAGTTTGCCCCAGAGACACCAGGACCCCAGCCCACTGCTGAAACTGCTCGAAACTTCCTCATGTCTGACCGATCCCTGCACCTTGAGGCCTCACTGGACAAAGag CTGTATTACCATGGGGAACCACTTAGTGTTAACGTCCACGTCACCAACAACTCCACTAAGACCGTGAAGAAGATCAAAGTTTCTG TGAGACAATATGCTGATATCTGCCTCTTCAGCACTGCTCAATATAAATGTCCAGTGGCTCTGATAGAACAAGA TGACCAGGTGGCTCCCAGTTCCACATTCTGTAAGGTGTATAATATAACCCCACTGCTCAGTGAAAATAGGGAGAAACGAGGACTTGCCTTGGATGGGAAGCTCAAACATGAAGATACCAATCTGGCCTCCAGTACTAT AGTGAAGGAAGGCGCGAACAAGGAGGTGCTGGGCATCCTGGTGTCCTATAGGGTCAAAGTGAAGCTGGTTGTGTCTCGGGGAGG GGATGTTTCAGTGGAGCTCCCCTTTGTCCTAATGCACCCCAAGCCTCATGACCATCCCACCCACTCCAAACCTCAATCAG CTGCCCCTGAGATAAATGACCCAGTGGACACCAATCTCATCGAATTTGAGACCAA CTATGGCACAGATGATGACATTGTGTTTGAGGACTTCGCCAGGCTTCGGCTCAAAGGGATGAAGGATGAAGATTAA
- the MED11 gene encoding mediator of RNA polymerase II transcription subunit 11 encodes MATYSLANERLRALEDIEREIGTILQSAGNVILELSKEKANERLLDRQAAAFTSSVQHVEAELSAQIRYLTQVATGQPHEGSSYSSRKDCQMALKRVDYARLKLSELARTCEQVLET; translated from the exons ATGGCGACTTATAGCTTGGCAAACGAGCGGCTGAGGGCCTTGGAAGATATCGAACGGGAGATAGGGACCATCCTGCAGAGCGCCG GAAACGTGATCCTGGAGCTGTCCAAGGAGAAGGCAAACGAGCGGCTGCTGGACCGGCAGGCGGCAGCCTTCACCTCCTCTGTGCAGCACGTGGAGGCCGAATTGTCAGCCCAAATCCGATACCTGACCCAG GTAGCAACTGGCCAGCCTCATGAGGGTTCCAGCTACTCATCAAGAAAGGACTGCCAGATGGCACTGAAACGAGTAGATTATGCTCGATTGAAACTTAGTGAGCTGGCACGGACCTGTGAACAGGTGCTGGAGACCTAA